A region of the Arachis hypogaea cultivar Tifrunner chromosome 15, arahy.Tifrunner.gnm2.J5K5, whole genome shotgun sequence genome:
tattgactttttttataaaaataaaaatttttaatattttttattttatggatatatttgatatctgatccaaacataaaaagtgcaaatatcgaatttgatctaatgagtttagtgcgaattggatcgaaatttcaaccatatcccatctgtaaacacccctagcaataataactaaaaaattataataattatatttttaactaagagaAAGTGccaaaaaaaaagtactaaatacaagaacatttaatcaaatattaaaagaaaattttactttaaaacagttagactttttttgctcatatatatatatatatatatatatatataatgtaataataataataatatgataattgttttatatatcacacaaatataaacgtTTTTTTCTATAatcttaagaaaggttttgtaaATCCCTAACCTTGTTAtcgatttttgtagtgttagccctcatattatcaatttgattttcatatataattcggatgataaattatttggtgacgtgCTTCATTTTCTACTGTGATATACATACttgtttattcttattattattattatgtacattaaaaaagaacaggccaaattattgccataacataatagaagtatggaagtttatcattcttctctaatggagaaaacaaaattcttttcaatagtttatttaacgtttagtagaataaaaataaattttattagaataaattttagtacgagtttaatatttttattcatcataaaatatttatagaattactcgtagataaattttggaaaaaaggaaaaaaaaccatgatttttaattttatttttaaataaactttatttttaattttaaaataaattttattttttaataatattaattttttatcgaatatatttatttaattattttttaattatatataattaaaaataaacggTGTTTTCAtggtttaaaataattatatatgattaaaataattttcatgGTGTTTAccgtatttaattatttatagaaTTACCGTATataatgaatgtgatatatttttttatgtaaataatcttttaaaaaaatttaatagttaatctattatcttttttgttttagtccaaattaaatattttttattgtttttagaaagaaaatcttttgaggaatttaataatatgtgatgaggaacaccgaataaattatacagaaaccaattaaaacacaacataaaaacatctttaaaaaaagacattttaagcGTCTTTATCTGAGAGCCTCCATAAAATAATAGATTACTATTTTAAACCGATTAATTAATGATATAGGTGACGGGGTGCTGGTGAACACTTGGGAGACTCTTCAACAGAAAGAGCTTGAATCACTGAGAAACAGAAACTTATTGGGTGGGATCCTGAAGGCTCCGGTCTATGCTGTGGGGCCCCTAGTAAGGCTGCCCGATTCAGAAATGAGTCAAGGGATTGAATGGCTCACGCATTGGCTCGACGGTCAACGGGAGGAATCGGTGATATACGTGTCATTTGGGAGCGGTGGAACGATGTCGTGTGAGCAAATGACCGAGCTGGCTTGGGGTTTAGAGCTGAGCGGCCAGAGGTTTATTTGGGTGCTTCGCGCACCCATAGACGCTGCGGACGCAGCTTTTTTTACCACTGGGAGTGATGGCCGCGATGAAGACGGCAGTAAGCTGTCAAAGTACTTGCCGGAAGGGTTCTCGTCGAGGACGTACAACGTTGGCGTTTTGGTTTCGCAATGGGGCCCACAAGTTGATATTTTGAGGCACCCTTCCGTTGGTGGCTTTTTATCGCACTGTGGCTGGAATTCCGCTCTTGAAAGCATTACTAACGGGGTGCCCATGGTTGCTTGGCCTCTCTACGCCGAGCAGAGGATGAACGCAACGCTGTTGGTGGAGGAGCTCGGGGTGGCTGTGAGGCCAAGGGTTCTGCCGACGAAGAAGGTGGTGGACAGGGATGAGATCGCGAGCATGGTGAGGGAGATCATGGTGGTTGAAGAAGATTGTAAtaaggtgaagaagaagaacccTATAAGGGAGAGAGTGAAAGCCATAGAGCGAAGTGCGGTGGAAGCTTTGTCCAAAGGAGGCGCACTTGCTCAAGTGGTGGCGAGGAGTGAGTGACGGAATGATCGACACGTGTTACCTACCCCCTTGCacatgttttattattattattattattattattattattattattattattattattattatttgggatCTCACATGCTACATACTCGTTGTCCTTGCTTAGGCATTTCTGGACATGGGAAAGTGTCCAGTACGAATTGATAATTAGGGTAAGGAaacgaggagagagagagagagggtaggGGTTGGGTAATGTAATGTGTACTGTGTAAGATTATTGCTTTGTCTTTTATGGTTTTGTTTGTTTTGCAATATAGGATAagataaaatattgaaaataagacataaataataaatatataaaattttatatgttttatacTCTGTTTGattataattagaataaattatgaaaatttaatttatttttattttttatcaaaaaaatttgaataaaaaatataattataaaaaattaataaaaaataaattatatttttatatttttttattagaataaatataaaatatattaatttaatattttttaatataatatttttatctatatctcatctgtaaaatataattttatatttttatatcactATGTTAATATTTCTCTAAAGTGGAATAGATGTATCATGTTTAATTTGTAT
Encoded here:
- the LOC112749007 gene encoding anthocyanidin 3-O-glucosyltransferase 5, with protein sequence MENQQHMVLLSSPGLGHLIPIIELGKRFVFHHNLKITIIAFTSHTSHAEKRVLKTATSGGFIDIVEIPPPDISSVIDPDAAIVTRLCVMMREGVPAIRDALSKLAGTATVRPSTLIIDIFGMEALGVAEELKMRKYVFVASHAWFLSLLIYAPTLDKQVQGQYADQKEPFQIPGCTPLRPEDVVDTMLDRNDKQYQEHLGFCNGIPKGDGVLVNTWETLQQKELESLRNRNLLGGILKAPVYAVGPLVRLPDSEMSQGIEWLTHWLDGQREESVIYVSFGSGGTMSCEQMTELAWGLELSGQRFIWVLRAPIDAADAAFFTTGSDGRDEDGSKLSKYLPEGFSSRTYNVGVLVSQWGPQVDILRHPSVGGFLSHCGWNSALESITNGVPMVAWPLYAEQRMNATLLVEELGVAVRPRVLPTKKVVDRDEIASMVREIMVVEEDCNKVKKKNPIRERVKAIERSAVEALSKGGALAQVVARSE